A DNA window from Helianthus annuus cultivar XRQ/B chromosome 15, HanXRQr2.0-SUNRISE, whole genome shotgun sequence contains the following coding sequences:
- the LOC110912817 gene encoding DUF21 domain-containing protein At5g52790: protein MAANDVPCCESMFWVYLATSVGLVAFAGLMSGLTLGLMSLSLLDLEVLIKAGQPNDRKNAEKIMPIVKNQHLLLCTLLICNAIAMEALPIFLDSILLPWTAILISVTLVVVFGEIIPQAVCSRYGLAIGAKLSILVRVLVIVVFPIAYPVSKLLDWILGKEHSALLRRAELKTLVDMHGDKAGKGGELTNDEITIITGALDLAQKTVKDAMTPISEIFSLELNSKLNEETMNLLLSKRHSRVPVYLERPDNIIGLILVKSLIKIRPDDEVPIKNFNIQKIPRINECLPLYEMLNLFRKGHSHMAVVVKSKSTLSKTHSNSSLTQIKVDKKGQNTKLSIYRSSSDTASQSSAPNQSSSNYVLDSFPNPDDDIIGLITMEDVLEQLLQEPILDERNEYVDINNIMEINILPSSVPSAAAPTSNLDWKTMTSSPIRSSPVRSSPVRLSSIHSSPSHVPISSQHHNPAHNSPISPFIQSPLKKLSVYASPTKSTPSSPLGPISSSPSSYRVSRKSYEKLEKSGS from the exons atggctGCAAATGATGTGCCATGTTGCGAGTCTATGTTCTGGGTCTATTTAGCCACATCTGTTGGTTTGGTTGCGTTTGCTGGACTTATGTCGGGTCTTACCCTTGGGTTAATGTCCCTTAGCTTGCTTGATCTCGAGGTGCTCATCAAGGCCGGCCAGCCTAATGATCGGAAAAATGCAG AAAAGATTATGCCAATTGTGAAGAATCAACACCTTCTCTTATGTACACTTCTCATATGCAATGCCATAGCTATGGAG GCCTTGCCGATTTTTCTTGACTCGATTCTTCTGCCTTGGACCGCCATATTGATATCAGTGACCCTTGTGGTTGTTTTTGGTGAG ATTATACCTCAAGCTGTGTGCTCACGATATGGACTCGCTATTGGTGCAAAACTCTCTATTCTAGTTCGGGTGCTTGTTATAGTTGTCTTTCCCATAGCTTATCCTGTCAGCAAG CTTTTAGACTGGATTCTTGGTAAGGAGCATTCTGCGCTTTTACGACGTGCAGAACTCAAAACATTGGTGGATATGCATGGGGATAAG GCAGGGAAAGGTGGAGAGTTGACAAATGATGAAATTACAATTATAACAGGAGCTCTAGATTTAGCACAGAAAACTGTCAAAGATGCTATGACACCAATATCTGAAATATTTTCCCTCGAGCTGAACTCTAAACTCAACGA GGAAACTATGAATTTGTTGTTAAGCAAAAGGCATAGTCGTGTGCCAGTCTATCTGGAAAGACCAGACAATATTATTGGACTTATCTTGGTAAAAAGTCTAATaaaaattcgacctgacgatgaagTCCCGATTAAGAATTTCAATATTCAAAAAATTCCCAG GATAAATGAATGTTTACCGTTGTATGAGATGCTAAATTTGTTCCGAAAAGGACATAGCCACATGGCAGTTGTTGTAAAGAGTAAAAGTACCTTGAGCAAGACACATAGCAACTCAAGTTTAACACAAATTAAAGTCGATAAAAAAG GTCAAAACACAAAACTTAGCATCTACAGATCTTCAAGTGATACTGCGTCGCAAAGTTCGGCACCAAACCAAAGTAGTTCAAACTATGTTTTGGATTCTTTTCCAAATCCAGATGATGATATCATTGGTCTTATAACAATGGAAGATGTTCTTGAACAACTATTGCAG GAACCTATTCTGGATGAAAGGAATGAGTATGTTGATATCAACAATAT AATGGAAATCAACATACTTCCATCTTCAGTACCATCTGCGGCAGCACCCACATCTAACTTGGACTGGAAAACTATGACGTCATCGCCAATTCGTTCATCACCAGTTCGTTCATCGCCAGTTCGTTTGTCGTCGATTCATTCATCACCTTCTCATGTGCCAATCTCATCACAACATCATAATCCTGCACACAATTCACCAATATCACCATTTATTCAGTCACCATTAAAGAAACTATCAGTTTATGCTTCACCTACAAAATCTACTCCAAGTTCTCCTTTGGGTCCCATCAGCAGCTCGCCATCTTCATATCGG GTCTCAAGGAAATCATATGAGAAGCTGGAAAAATCCGGTAGCTAA